From the genome of Vanessa cardui chromosome 17, ilVanCard2.1, whole genome shotgun sequence:
aatatttttaatgtagtgTTTCATATTTCGCATATATCTTATCGAATAGCAGCAAAGACACAGTGGTATGTATCGCCATCCTCACGTAGTAGGGAACGAAACCTTTCCAGAAATACCATATTCCTTTTTTATGGAGAATATCGGAAAAAATCTCCGACATTTGTATCCCCCTCCGTTTTGCTTGGTATCTAAAATGTCAAAAAACTTGTATACACTTAAAAATgatgagtttatttttattattatagaataaggACTGCTACTATAAATCTCAATGTAATCCGTTTATCTGAGTCTTTTACGTCTTTGCTGAATCAATTTTCTTGAGGCTTTTGTGAAAATGCGTGTATGTAGAAAAGTTTTATCAATAAAGTCGCAGTTTCAGCTGCACTGTGTGATTGGGCAAAACTtcgtttttattcaaaatgttttttaggAACATTGAAACCTACCTATCACAGGTATTGTTACTCATCAACATTTGTCgtcaaaatgatttattatttatttaaaatactttaatccaTAACACATGGCAATATATGGCCTTGTcacttatagcgatctctcacagaaaacctttggtgataggagcttagaacgaaaacaggttactgaagaaaaatatatagaaaaaagatAAGgagtataatatagtaatatttatactaaggtataataataataactacacaTAAATACATCCCAataatacacacacataaatataatacacatatatcaaaatatatatacacaattataaactacatattattacatacgtGCATACATTATTTAGATATGGATAGGTAATAGTTTCTTAAACGATGCTTAAAGATTGCCAAGTGCATTCCAGAGTTTGACGCTTTTCACGGTGAAAGATTAACGTAGGTTTATGTCCGGCTGCAATGTGTAACGAGTTTTTTGTCCTCACTAGAACGCAGGTTGTGCGTGCTGTCAAACCTAAGCAATTTGCAGCGTTCTTTAAGGTAAGGTGGTGTATGTTCAacttataatatagaataaagaAGAGATAAGGCGTGCAAGTTTCTGATTGGCAGCCACTTTAACTGAGACAGATACTGCGAAACGTGATCATACTTACGcagaccaaatatgaatctaatgGCCAAATTTTAAAGCCGTTCTAATTTATTCAGAAGGTCTTTAGTTAAATCGATATATCAGGCGTCGGCATAATCtaatatttgaaaaagaaaACCATTGGCTAAGCTGATCTTAGCCTTGATGGGTAGTAAATTTTTCCTTCACCTTAAAAAACCAATGATGGCATACATCTTACAACTCATTTCTGCAGCCTGAGGTACCTAGGAGAAGGAAACATCCAGAAGTAATCCAAGATTTCTAACAGTTTCTTGTAGCGGTAGTACGTGGCCATCAAACATGATTGGAGATAGTTAGTTTTGTCTTTGACCCtcgaaagaagaagaaagaGACTGCCAAATACAGCTATTTGCGACTTCCTTGGATTCACTCTGAGAGCGTAAGATCTACATCATTCAAAGATTTTTGTCAGATCATTAATCAAAGTCGCAACAGTCTCGTTGATACCGTCCAAGGGAGATAGATGATAGGAGGAAGAGATAAGtgtagagagagagagagagagagagagagaatagAAAAGAGGAGAGGAGAGAGTACACCACCTTGTGGGACATCGGAGGGAATATCTAAAAAAGGTGAAGACCTATTGTTTGCCGTTATGCATTGCTGTCGATTGAATAGGTAAGAACAGAACCTATCAATAGCAGTAGAACCTATGTTTAACGATTTAAGTATTGCCAATCATATGCCATAGTCGATGGTATTAAAAGCATTCGAAAAGTCTAGAAGAGCTAGTATAGTTACGCATTTGTTATCAATTCCGCTACGTATATCGTCACATACTTTAGTGAGAGCTGTAACCATACTATGGCCTTTTCTAAACCAAGATTGGAAAGTGgtgacaattttatttatagagaagAATTGACTTAGTTGATAATGAACTACACGTTCTAGAACTTTCGAGAAAAAAGGAAGAACAGATAGAGGTCTAAAATGAGAAGGTTTGGGAATAGGAATTACTAGGGCTTTGCGCCATTTAGAAGGAAAAGTACCAGTTGACAgggagtaattaaatatatggaatAAAGTAGGTAAAATATTGTTGAGGTTAACGAGAATTAGTTTTCGACTTATTTCATCCCTACCAAATGAATTCCAAATGATGGAACCTTGTTTAAATTAATGACAAATAGTATACATTAGTTCAGTTAAAATtctagtttgttttttttttttgtttttcttataaagCATATAGTACCACTTTATAACTGGCCAGTAAATCTCTAAAACTAGTTCTTTGAAaaattgttagaatttaataatttgcaatcaagaaccatttttaattttttgcttaACTACGACTGGAGCTCTCAAAATGAAAACATGACCGATTTTTACGTGCTGCCATCGTCCCATAATCTGTAACACTggctttcattattaatatatgagatGATTTTCTAGAAATACTACTCGTACGATGATAAGAGTGAGATAAGATTTGTTCATAATTACTTCGTCTTAACGAGATCAATCGGCAAAGAGAAGACGGCCGTCAGGAAGCTGGAGATAAACGAGGTATATATGTGTAGAGACAGACCCTTCGCCAGCTTCTTCTCTCGGAATTTTTCTCGAACCTAAAGCATCAAACTTACTGTAagattaatgattaaaaatcaAACTTCAACTACACAAAGAAGTTTAGTAAGAGTTATAGTTTTCTTCCATGTCTGGCTGTCTGTTAGTCCCATTTTATCTTTGAAGCGGGTAAAAATTCCCAATGTAATGTTTAGTCGTTATTGTATCAAAAACCCATCAAATCTCAAAAGTCATAACTCTAAATACCTTCATATTTGCTTATCGTAAAATTAGCGTATAACGAAATAGGTAGTTACAGGTCATTGGTTaggaaatgaaaattttaacagatgattctgagttcaaacGCGGGGCAAGGTCCACTGAATTCGTGTGCCTAATTTGTAATAATCCATCTCATGCCCCCTGCATGCGGTGAATGAGAATCTGTGCACTGAAGTAGTGTGGATAAGCAAGCTTTCAAATCTTCTATTTAAAAGGTTGAGGAGGCTTTTACCCAAAGTGAGTCAtaaacaggctgttactttatgaTTGCcgtaagtaaattataattacagttatttgatatttaccaatttttttactacatctacgaatgtcttgttcacgagattcaacaataacaaaatagcctgtaaattcctcactgctgggcttaggcctcttcgcccttggaggagaaggtttggaacatattccaaaactagataatgtcgaaatatcgagttccgcaaaaataaaattaaaagttatggcaaatatcccgtattatacaactgtaataaaaattgaccaagtaaatttaaaatcaattataatatttaattttgaagagtATTATAGTACATATTTAACGGCATTGCTTTACCATATCGATAAAGATAGTTAATATGGCTGAAAACgctaatcttatttatttaaactaattgtGTAATCCTATTTTGGTTTTGGTTACgagtaaaataatactttgtgtATTAAGTTACATTGTAAGTTGCCGgattaccaaataaataaatcttagcGACTACTATCCATGATAGCATAATTTATAttgtctatactaatattataactgcaaaagtaactctgcaTGGCTGTTTAGCTTTCACAGCCATACGATTaaactgaatttaataaattttgctaTGACATTTAACCACAATCCGCgttttcgatataaaaaaatgtgttttttgtgacatcacattagaaacctctaaaattatcattgttactCTTCtatcatgtatacatatattatacataaaaattccACTTGAATTACTCAAAACTTGGCGTTCGAATACGATAATTTCtctaagttaatttaattttctttaatttaggAAAAAGAGAAACTGCAGAATTCATTGCCGATCTTTTGATTACATGCGTAATCGGtgatatgtttaattaatcttataacgtggaaacaatattattgtggTAATATCCCGTTAATTTAGGTAGGTCCCTAAAGCAAGGATACAATCGTAGGCAGATATTCCAAATAACCTGATCAGATTTAGTTGTCCAACTCTAAGCCTACTcgtttatatactaaaaatgtgTATCAATTTTATGCATAAAAATCACTGTTTGTTTTCTAAGGACTTAGTCACATCGGACCTCAGATAAGCTACTATAcctatattaggtatataagcTGACACGCTTAACAAAAACCTTTTACAGATTTTATGTTGTTCCTGTACTAATATCTTTGCAATCTAGACATACCTATAACAAAAttcgagtgtctgtttgtaatattaaaatagccctttcttactcaatgcatatatatttacacggtccataaaccaaaataatattttttacaatttttgtctgtctgtctgtctgttccagctaatctcaggaacgtctggaccgattttgacggcactatataacttgtataataaggagtaaggtaggccacaatattttttttgttaaattcaaacgcgtaaaaggtcgcgggcacagctagtctaaaTGTAACTAATAATTTTTAGAACCGTTAGTTTTactataatctatactaaaaaaAGAACATGTCATAACTGACTGATACTTCATTGCCaagcgtaaactattaaagttagggccatgaaatttggtgagcAGGATCGTTTTATTGCGAAGACGCCCAATAAGGAAGCAATTTCGAAAATTCTAACCCCTAAGAGCGTGAAATAGAGGTTGAAAGCTTGTATAGAAGTTTGTCATTTTTAAAGCCGTGGGCAACGATTTTTTAACGACAAGCACTTTGCTTGTCGTTAAAAAATCAAATGGACATGTAACACTACGAGTAATCAAATTCCAAATCATTAATATGCAACTAAGTTTTTatgatctatttttaatattcctcTTTTGCTCGGGGGTAAAAGAGAACGCAAGAAAGAGAGAATGAAATTTTTTGATATGTTCGCATAAAAGCAGTCCGGTGGAATGTGCATAATGCATATAAGAGCAAAtcctcattaattataattttggcgcactttttttattgtaaacaaatacaCAGATCTTTATTTTGAATGATTCTAAGACTTCTTCGGATCGTAAGAGGATTATGgtatttgtgtgtgttttaatcattaaataacCAATTATTGGTTCTAAGCAAACATTGcttataataatctatttacCTGTGAATAGCTCCCAATTTGCCCAACGCTGACCAGGACTGACCTTCCGAGGGTCAATGACCCCCCACGAAACAAGGCACGCATACCTTCTTCTTTACATATTCTGCATTAAAGTATGATTAGAAGTAATACCTAATTTTCAAAGTCAGTCGTCAcagataatatacataatttttgtttttttttaattagttttcgtTTATGTGTGCACGGATCAGGCGGGACCAGCTTGATTCCTTTACGAATTGAAGCCAAAAGTGAGTAGCAGCcttttattgagtagacactCACTAAGgaagtaattttgtaaattctacccctaagggcGTGAAATAGGGTTTGAAAGTTTTTTGTTGGAAGTCGTGGGCAAGAGTTAGTTCATTAATAAATGGAAAAAAATTaccatatttaaaacaaaacgcaatgtatatgacattttttttaaaattagttttcgtTTATCTGTGTACGGATCAGGCGGGACCAGCTTGATTCCTTTTATGAATTGACAAACTATTTATACGctattaagaaaattaattccattaatctgttaagttatttttgttaatcttTTTCGATAAATTcaatacagttttaaataagaaataaagaaTACGAACTTATGAAGAGCGTGAAAAGCCCCTCTGTATCTTTTTGGACAGCTGCAGTATATACAGGGCTCCAAAGGTCCGTCTGCCATTAATCTTACTAAAACCACTTCCGATGGGTGTCCGGCAATAGCTCCAGCCAGCCCTGCAGTTATACCAATTGCGATCTTTTCATAAATAGCtggatatttttcatattttctgCAGGAGAGGAGAAgagaataaagatatttgagggTAATATCATAGCCAATAgtaagatttaaattaagaattagtcattttaatttagtcaaaacACGTTTTCTTCTGTTTTGCGTAATTAAGCCCTTATAATATTTGAGCGGACTATTAAGATGAACTCTAAGTTattcatacaatttatattgaaaatttactCAGTagcaatttttttactttaataatatttttttaattttttaggcTACACAAAAGATATGAAAAGCTACACCGGTACTTTTACTGCATACATAACTGTGAAAGGGCAAGccaaattgattattataattataatatactaaatattcgacaacatcccatacattactctgatcccaatgtaagaagctaaagcacttgtgttatgcatTGTATTAAATCTGatggtatcacaaacacccagatccaagacaacatataaaactaatcaactttttcttcatcgactcggccgggaatcggacCCGGGACatagtggcgtaaccatgaaaactggtgtacacacagCTCGACtacagaggtcgtcaattatcccatatttttttaagtttcttcatatttataaatataaaattggtaTATAATATAGCACTTATAAATTACCTGTAGTGTAGATTATAGAGCCCATGATACACACCAAGTCTAGTAGTAGTGTTGGTGATCTGTCTCAACAATCCAGCCGAGAGTCCGGCGTACAACGCCTTGAACCCTTTGCATCGTAACAGTTGCTGCGCCATTTCTCTCGTCGTACAATATCGAGAAATCAACTGTAGACGCACTTTGATCAGGTCTAAGGGATGTACGATTGTTGTTGCTACCAtactaaaaattacaaatatatttatttaagctataAATCAACGTGACTGATTTATATGATTCTAGCGACACGCcgcggctttgcacgggtgcaatactcagGCTCATACtagatatactacagaatttgtttatttacgacatcacattgcaaacttctaaaattatcagcgtttctttaaaattttgttcatgtattatatacaaaaatgttccccttgaattacactatctattaaaaaaaccgcatcaaaatccgttgcgtagttttaaagatttaagcgtacatagggacatagggatagaaaaagcgactttgtttatacaattatgaaattctgccacatccgcattggaacagtgtggttaAATGagctccaagccttctcctcaaagggacaggccTCGCAGTGGAAAATTGGCAGGCAGGTGGAGGTCTTATAGTCTCCTACTAAGGAGACATATATTCATAAACTCATACGTTACTTTAgaccaatatataatataaaatagtaccCAGAAAATCCTCCCAACACCATTGCAATATGCCATGGCGCGTCCTTCTTTGTCCGTACAGCTCTTTGAGACATACCTTGACCATGattagattttttaatcactatatatttttataaaaattaatgtaattttatcaataaagtataaacatttttaattaggcgttaaattaaagtatatattttgactttttaatttatgtacgtTTCATTTCTGACAGATTTGACACATTctcgcctttttttttaatattagttttgacAATTTCTGACACCGACAGTATGTACAATCGAGggaagaaaaggttcgtcaccttaagatctattttcgtgtgcgcagtatgagcgataatctgttttaccgatcgagaatgacatattgcgtcgcaatgatttgatgtttagattcaaaaggcactaTGAGCTTaatacttgataaaggaatgactttaaaaactgacgaaggtttacttactctgactgtactatgTTTGATTGGCTATTAATCTTTTTTGTTCATACAGCTCTATagggtatttttaatttatcacattTAAGAGTCGTTACTATATAACGATATTATTGCTTTCTGTTTCGATGGTTATGGTTCGGGGCACATGTGATGAAGCATTTATAAGAATTGCTTAAATTAGATCCAAAATAACGATGTACCTACCATGTCCATCAACAGTATCCAAGTTAGCTAATGATTAAACAACACCTGTACGGTCCTCATAACATAACTATCGAAAAAATCAATACGCATTTTCGTGCAAATCTAAATCAAACCCACGCTGACTGTGCACTGACCCTTAGTGATCagaattatcataaaaaaacaatgacaacaggaatataacatcttaggtcACTcactaataacaaaaaaacaccaCCCataccaataattttattaaataagattacAATTACACCTTATGATTATTTTCATTCTTTCAGACTTTAGTTTCGAATggcgtattttataaaaacgagtTTTCAACCTGGAATTTaagcttgataaaaaataacaccaaATATTCCTAGTTCCTACATGGGACTAAAGACAGTAGAAGACTGAACGCATCCACCTGAAAAGTTTGCGTAACCGATTCTgtccaatattttatattattaaatggcAATTTTCAATCTCTGCCAACcgtgaaacaataaattattgtattcgcttgttattattataacactttATTGCCTCGTTACTTTAGCTAGATAAAGCTGTGGacgtcttggtggtagggctttgtgctagcctgtctgggtaggtaccacccacttatcagttattcttccgccaaataacagtactcagtattgttgtgttcctgtttgaagggtaagtgacccagtgtaactacaggcacaagggacataacatcttagttcccaagttggtggcacgttgacgatgtaaagaatagttaatatttcttacagcgtcattgtctatgggtgatggtgaccacttaccgtcaggtggcccatatgctcgtctgccaacctataccataaaaaaaaaacttcaggaATCATAACATAGATAAGGTCAACAAAAAGCTATTAGCCAATATATCTGTTATCATTATCAGCTTGGACTTACCATTGCTGAACAGCCCTTCTCATCCATTATTACCAGCCACCTTCCGTATATCAACGCTCTACCATTCCACAGGGTAGCTACACTACGCTTGCCGAttcgcggtctccactctagaacctTCTTGCGTCAACGGCTACCGGTTCTTGGGTTTATCACTTCAGCTGACTAACCTTCTTAACTATATCGATCATCTTCTTTCTCTGTCTGATCATCTTGTTTCGTTTAATCCTTCAGAGAAACGCCATGCATTATCAAATACCTTTACCAGCCCGAAGTCTGAAAGTCGAATGTATATGGTTCTGCGTCTgccccatcggattatgagaggtGCACCTTAATTTCACACTTGTGCACTAATATGTCCTGCATTTTGGATAGTCTTTTTGACATCAGCCACAGCGGCCGAAATAATTTTGAGCGATATCATCAGTATTAAGCTGGTGATTTCaaaataacgataaatatcTATACTTTAGTTCATTTTTTATGAACATAATTTTGAAACCGATTATAAGATGAAATATTATTGGTCAATTTTCTCAAAAATATAGCACGAAATATAAGTGAGCATTCCAAAACATTTTGCTCCATAGTTTATGGATTTAGACTTTAGATAAATTGTTCTAGGTTGATCTAGATATTAGCgggaaatgaaaaatgaaatcaaaatatatttttcataacaaaCTTTAATAGCAACGTTCTCTTAAGTTAGTCACATATAACtgcatctataaaaatatatttgtttaatttatgctTATCTAACATAACTATAGCGACTCATACATTACAACGCCACATTGCAACTTGCATTTTAGGAAACAGTGACGTCATTTTCATAGCGATATTTCACATAGCTTAGCAACACTTATTTGCATCGATTCGATTACAAGGGCCGATTTGATTATATTCGCTTCATTTGCACAAATATGTCAAATGGCGTAATAAACTAGTATTTATTTCGGTCCGCTTATCAGTTTTTaattcgcatcaaaatccagTCCACACTTAATCTAATCATTCTTTTTATACACCGAATATTTGATGAAACAAGAGTGTGGCCTTTGCACAATATTTAAGAACAGtcacaatc
Proteins encoded in this window:
- the LOC124537027 gene encoding mitochondrial 2-oxoglutarate/malate carrier protein-like — translated: MAQQLLRCKGFKALYAGLSAGLLRQITNTTTRLGVYHGLYNLHYRKYEKYPAIYEKIAIGITAGLAGAIAGHPSEVVLVRLMADGPLEPCIYCSCPKRYRGAFHALHKICKEEGMRALFRGGSLTLGRSVLVSVGQIGSYSQVREKFREKKLAKGLSLHIYTSFISSFLTAVFSLPIDLVKTKVNPRKSQIAVFGSLFLLLSRVKDKTNYLQSCLMATYYRYKKLLEILDYFWMFPSPRYLRLQK